One window of the Oncorhynchus kisutch isolate 150728-3 unplaced genomic scaffold, Okis_V2 scaffold3958, whole genome shotgun sequence genome contains the following:
- the LOC116372495 gene encoding NLR family CARD domain-containing protein 3-like isoform X2, translated as MSLSGEREEGGPASKMSLSGEREEGGPASKMHLSGGHDTKAKSPIQQKRPASPVPSCVSMKSDWSMIQPIVFRKGDFSTEQRHKDNVARPVNTSGFHSRRQTSRNWISSTTRNQQERSESEILSGQSSQSHQTDLDSIFSTLEEKIMTFVKNELKMFKRILSPELPGGFESQKQDKEVVDADDEKQESSAREGALKITLHILRKMNQKELADTLEKYSDELAVICQRELKSNLKKKFQCVFEGIAKQGNPTLLNKIYTELYITEGGTGEVNNEHELRQIETTTRKQARPETAIKCNDIFKPLTGQDKRIRTVLTKGVAGIGKTVSVQKFILDWAEGKANQDVQFVFSFPFRELNLMKEDKHTLIELLNHFSMETKQSGISIYNKYKVLFIFDGLDECRLPLDFQKNKICWDVTESTSVDVLLTNLIKGNLLPSALLWITTRPAAANKIPSGCVDQVTEVRGFNDPQKEEYFRKRFSDEDLASRIISHIKTSRSLHIMCHIPVFCWISATVLEHMLKHKREEMPKTLTEMYTHLVVFHTKQKNEKYLGKEETGPHWNKESILSLGKLAFQQLVKGNLIFYEEDLKEAGIDVNEASVYSGLCTQLFKEECVLYQDKVYCFVHLSIQEFLAAVYVFLSFNNNENIMNKLQTKDEPEVTFYKSAVDKALQSETGNLDLFLRFLLGLSLESNQKHLRGLLTKTRSSSQSHEETIEYIKEKIGEDLSPERSINLFHCLNELNDHSLVKEIQRYLRSGSLSEPNLSPAQWSALVFVLLTSEKELDVFDLKKYSRSEEGLLRLLPVVKASRAAL; from the exons tccAATCCAGCAGaagagaccagcctcccctgttcccagctgtgtgtccatgaagagtgactggTCTATGATTCAACCTATAGTGTTTAGAaagggagacttttctactgaacaaag GCACAAGGACAACGTAGCACGTCCTGTGAAcacgtcagggttccatagccggaggcagaccagcagaaactggatcagcagcacaacaag aaaccaacaggagagatcagagtcagagattctcagtggtcagtcttcccagagtcatcaaacagacctggactccatattcagt aCGCTTGAAGAGAAAATTATGACATTTGTGAAGAACGAGCTGAAGATGTTCAAGAGGATTCTTAGTCCAGAACTCCCAGGAGGCTTTGAGAGTCAGAAGCAGGATAAGGAAGTGGTGGATGCTGATGATGAGAAGCAGGAGAGCAGTGCTAGAGAGGGGGCTCTGAAGATCACACTGCACatcctgaggaaaatgaaccagaaggagcttgctgacacactggagaaat ATTCAGATGAGCTCGCTGTGATTTGCCAACGTGAACTCAAATCTAatctaaagaagaagtttcaatgtgtatttgaggggatcgctaaacaaggaaacccaacacttctcaataagatctacacagagctctacatcacagagggtggaacaggagaggtcaataatgaacatgagctgagacagattgagacaacaaccaggaaacaagcaagaccagagactgcaatcaaatgtaacgacatcttcaaacccttaactggacaagacaaacgaatcagaactgtgctgacaaagggagtcgctggcattggaaaaacagtctctgtgcagaagttcattctggactgggctgaaggaaaagcaaatcaggatgtccaatttgtattttcattccctttccgggagctgaatttgatgaaagaggacaaacaCACTTTGATTGAACTTCTTAATCACTTctcaatggaaaccaaacaaTCAGGAATCTCCATCTACAACAAGTAcaaagttctgttcatctttgatggtctggatgagtgccgactgccccttgacttccagaagaacaagatctgttgggacgtcacagagtcaacctcagtggatgttctgctgacaaatcTCATCAAGGGAAATCTGCTTCCATCTGCCCTCCTCTGGATAACTacccgacctgcagcagccaataagatcccttctgggtgtgttgaccaggtgacagaggtacgagggttcaatgacccacagaaggaggagtacttcaggaagagattcagtgatgaggacctggccagcagaatcatctcacacataaagacatcaaggagccttcacatcatgtgccacattccagtcttctgttggatttctgctacagtccttgaacacatgctgaaacataagagagaagagatgcccaagactctgactgagatgtacacacaccttgtggtgtttcataccaaacagaagaatgaaaagtatcttgggaaagaagagacaggtccacactggaataaagagagcattctgtcactgggaaaactggcttttcaacagcttgtgaagggcaatctgattttctatgaagaagacctgaaagaggctggcattgatgtcaatgaagcctcagtgtactcaggattgtgcacacagctctttaaagaggaatgtgtgctgtaccaggacaaggtgtactgcttcgtacatctgagcattcaggagtttctggctgctgtaTATGTGTTCCTCTCATTCAACAACAATGAGAATATAATGAACAAACTGCAAACAAAAGACGAGCCTGAAGTTACTTTCTACAAGAGTGCTGTGGATAAAGCCTTACAAAGTGAGACGGGAAACCTGGAccttttcctccgcttccttctgggcctctcactggagtccaatcagaagcacttacgAGGTCTACTGACAAAGACAAGAAGCAGCTCACAGAGCCATGAAGAAACAATCGAGTACATCAAGGAGAAGATCGGGGAGGATCTCTCTCCAGAGAGGagcatcaatctgttccactgtctgaatgaactgaatgaccattCTCTAGTGAAGGAGATCCAAAGATACCTGAGATCAGGAAGTCTCTCAGAACCCAACCTGTCACCtgcacagtggtcagctctggtctttgtgttgctgacttcagaaaaggagctggatgtgtttgacctgaagaaatactccagatcagaggaaggtcttctgaggctgctgccagtggtcaaagcctccagggctgctctgtga
- the LOC116372495 gene encoding NLR family CARD domain-containing protein 3-like isoform X1, protein MSLSGEREEGGPASKMSLSGEREEGGPASKMHLSGGHDTKAKSPIQQKRPASPVPSCVSMKSDWSMIQPIVFRKGDFSTEQRHKDNVARPVNTSGFHSRRQTSRNWISSTTRPNKQERPASPVPSCVSMKSDWSMIQPLYFREGDFSTEQRNQQERSESEILSGQSSQSHQTDLDSIFSTLEEKIMTFVKNELKMFKRILSPELPGGFESQKQDKEVVDADDEKQESSAREGALKITLHILRKMNQKELADTLEKYSDELAVICQRELKSNLKKKFQCVFEGIAKQGNPTLLNKIYTELYITEGGTGEVNNEHELRQIETTTRKQARPETAIKCNDIFKPLTGQDKRIRTVLTKGVAGIGKTVSVQKFILDWAEGKANQDVQFVFSFPFRELNLMKEDKHTLIELLNHFSMETKQSGISIYNKYKVLFIFDGLDECRLPLDFQKNKICWDVTESTSVDVLLTNLIKGNLLPSALLWITTRPAAANKIPSGCVDQVTEVRGFNDPQKEEYFRKRFSDEDLASRIISHIKTSRSLHIMCHIPVFCWISATVLEHMLKHKREEMPKTLTEMYTHLVVFHTKQKNEKYLGKEETGPHWNKESILSLGKLAFQQLVKGNLIFYEEDLKEAGIDVNEASVYSGLCTQLFKEECVLYQDKVYCFVHLSIQEFLAAVYVFLSFNNNENIMNKLQTKDEPEVTFYKSAVDKALQSETGNLDLFLRFLLGLSLESNQKHLRGLLTKTRSSSQSHEETIEYIKEKIGEDLSPERSINLFHCLNELNDHSLVKEIQRYLRSGSLSEPNLSPAQWSALVFVLLTSEKELDVFDLKKYSRSEEGLLRLLPVVKASRAAL, encoded by the exons tccAATCCAGCAGaagagaccagcctcccctgttcccagctgtgtgtccatgaagagtgactggTCTATGATTCAACCTATAGTGTTTAGAaagggagacttttctactgaacaaag GCACAAGGACAACGTAGCACGTCCTGTGAAcacgtcagggttccatagccggaggcagaccagcagaaactggatcagcagcacaacaag accaaacaagcaggagagaccagcctcccctgttcccagctgtgtgtccatgaagagtgactggTCTATGATTCAACCTCTATActttagagagggagacttttctactgaacaaag aaaccaacaggagagatcagagtcagagattctcagtggtcagtcttcccagagtcatcaaacagacctggactccatattcagt aCGCTTGAAGAGAAAATTATGACATTTGTGAAGAACGAGCTGAAGATGTTCAAGAGGATTCTTAGTCCAGAACTCCCAGGAGGCTTTGAGAGTCAGAAGCAGGATAAGGAAGTGGTGGATGCTGATGATGAGAAGCAGGAGAGCAGTGCTAGAGAGGGGGCTCTGAAGATCACACTGCACatcctgaggaaaatgaaccagaaggagcttgctgacacactggagaaat ATTCAGATGAGCTCGCTGTGATTTGCCAACGTGAACTCAAATCTAatctaaagaagaagtttcaatgtgtatttgaggggatcgctaaacaaggaaacccaacacttctcaataagatctacacagagctctacatcacagagggtggaacaggagaggtcaataatgaacatgagctgagacagattgagacaacaaccaggaaacaagcaagaccagagactgcaatcaaatgtaacgacatcttcaaacccttaactggacaagacaaacgaatcagaactgtgctgacaaagggagtcgctggcattggaaaaacagtctctgtgcagaagttcattctggactgggctgaaggaaaagcaaatcaggatgtccaatttgtattttcattccctttccgggagctgaatttgatgaaagaggacaaacaCACTTTGATTGAACTTCTTAATCACTTctcaatggaaaccaaacaaTCAGGAATCTCCATCTACAACAAGTAcaaagttctgttcatctttgatggtctggatgagtgccgactgccccttgacttccagaagaacaagatctgttgggacgtcacagagtcaacctcagtggatgttctgctgacaaatcTCATCAAGGGAAATCTGCTTCCATCTGCCCTCCTCTGGATAACTacccgacctgcagcagccaataagatcccttctgggtgtgttgaccaggtgacagaggtacgagggttcaatgacccacagaaggaggagtacttcaggaagagattcagtgatgaggacctggccagcagaatcatctcacacataaagacatcaaggagccttcacatcatgtgccacattccagtcttctgttggatttctgctacagtccttgaacacatgctgaaacataagagagaagagatgcccaagactctgactgagatgtacacacaccttgtggtgtttcataccaaacagaagaatgaaaagtatcttgggaaagaagagacaggtccacactggaataaagagagcattctgtcactgggaaaactggcttttcaacagcttgtgaagggcaatctgattttctatgaagaagacctgaaagaggctggcattgatgtcaatgaagcctcagtgtactcaggattgtgcacacagctctttaaagaggaatgtgtgctgtaccaggacaaggtgtactgcttcgtacatctgagcattcaggagtttctggctgctgtaTATGTGTTCCTCTCATTCAACAACAATGAGAATATAATGAACAAACTGCAAACAAAAGACGAGCCTGAAGTTACTTTCTACAAGAGTGCTGTGGATAAAGCCTTACAAAGTGAGACGGGAAACCTGGAccttttcctccgcttccttctgggcctctcactggagtccaatcagaagcacttacgAGGTCTACTGACAAAGACAAGAAGCAGCTCACAGAGCCATGAAGAAACAATCGAGTACATCAAGGAGAAGATCGGGGAGGATCTCTCTCCAGAGAGGagcatcaatctgttccactgtctgaatgaactgaatgaccattCTCTAGTGAAGGAGATCCAAAGATACCTGAGATCAGGAAGTCTCTCAGAACCCAACCTGTCACCtgcacagtggtcagctctggtctttgtgttgctgacttcagaaaaggagctggatgtgtttgacctgaagaaatactccagatcagaggaaggtcttctgaggctgctgccagtggtcaaagcctccagggctgctctgtga